The nucleotide window GAGACAAAGGAGATTTGTCTGAAAATGCAGAATATGATGCGGCCAAAGAGGCTCAGGGTATGCTTGAAATGAGAATTTCCAAGCTGAAAGATGTCATCTCTACTTCTAAAATTATAGACGAAAGCCAATTAGATACTTCAAAAGTTTCAATCTTAACAACAGTGAAACTTAAAAATAATGCTACCAAGCAGGAACAGGTATTTACATTGGTACCGGATAATGAAAGCGACCTGAAGACAGGAAAGATTTCTGTGAACACACCTATTGCAAAGGGTCTGTTAGGAAAAGCTATCGGCGAAACAGCTGAAATTACTTTACCGAACGGAAACAAACTGTCTTTTGAAGTATTAGACATTTCTTTATAGTCTGATATTTCTTTTATTTCTAACTTCTAAAACATCTAACCAAACTTCTGATAAAATGAGCACTATATTCACAAAAATCATCAATGGCGAAATTCCCTCTTATAAGATTGCAGAAAATGAAAACTTTATCGCATTCTTAGACGCAATGCCTTTGGTGAAGGGGCATACTTTAGTAGTCCCTAAGAAAGAAGTGGATTTGATTTTTGATCTTGAAAGTGAAGAATACAAAAACCTTTGGGGATTTGCCCAAGAGGTAGCCAAGAAGATCAAAACTGCAATTCCATGTGTAAGAGTAGGAGTAGCGGTGGTAGGACTTGAAGTTCCGCATGCACACATCCATCTGATTCCTTTAAATAAGATGGAAGATATGAATTTCAGAAATGAAAGATTAAAATTAACGAACGAAGAATATACAGAGATTCAAAACTCAATTATTAATTCTTAACAACCGGAAAATCGTAAAAAAGTAATTTTTTACGATTTTCTTTAACATATACATATATATTATATCATATGAACTCAAACCAATGTTCTTTCTGCGGCAGAAAAAGAAGTGAAGTACAGATGCTGATTTCCGGGCAGAATGGTTTTATTTGTGAAAATTGTATAGAGCAGGCACATGCTATTGTAAAAGACAGTGCATCCAAAACAGGATACTCGCCTGCAGAAAGCATGGACGAGCTTAAAAAACCAAAAGAGATCAAAGAATTTCTTGATCAGTATGTAATTGGTCAGGATCAGGCAAAGAAACAGCTTTCAATTGCTGTGTATAACCACTATAAAAGATTACTTCATGCTCAGGACGAAAACAGGGAAGTAGAGCTGGAAAAGTCAAATATCATCATGATAGGGGAAACCGGAACAGGTAAAACCCTTTTGGCAAAAACGATTGCAAGAGAACTTAATGTACCTTTCTGCATTGTGGATGCTACTATTTTAACAGAAGCAGGGTATGTGGGGGAAGATGTTGAAAGTATCCTTTCCAGACTTCTGATGGTGGCGGATTATGACGTTGAAAAAGCTGAAAAAGGAATTGTTTTCATCGATGAGATTGATAAAATTGCCAGAAAATCAGATAACCCGAGTATCACCAGAGATGTTTCCGGAGAAGGAGTGCAGCAGGGATTGCTGAAGCTATTGGAAGGAAGTATCGTAAATGTTCCGCCTCAGGGAGGAAGAAAACACCCGGACCAGAAATATATCCAGGTAAATACACAGAACATCCTTTTTATTGCAGGAGGAGCTTTTGATGGGATCAAAGAGATCATCGAAAGAAGAATGAACAAGCAGGCCATCGGCTTCAGCTCTGAAAAAATCAATAAAACTGATGAAGATGAGTATATATTAACAAATATTAATGCGATTGATCTTCGTACTTTCGGATTAATTCCGGAACTTTTAGGAAGATTTCCGATTATCACTTACCTCGATAAACTCACAAAAGAGACTTTGGTAAGAATTATGAAGGAACCTAAAAACTCTATCGTGAATCAATTTGTGGAACTTTTCAAAATGGATGGCACAAATTTGGTTATTACAGACGGAGCAATTGAAAAAATCGTAGAGGAAACTATTGAAAAAGGATTGGGAGCAAGAGGTCTGAGAGGTACTACCGAAAAAGTTCTAGAAGACTATATGTTTTCAATAGGAGAGGAGAAAGAGATCATCTTAACGGAGGATAATGTTTTGATTAATAGATAAAAAATTTTTTTTTTAAGAAAAATAATAATACCTTTGCGGGTGAAGATTGTATTAACACACAAATAATTTATACAATGAGAAAAAGTTTATTTGCTATAGGTCTTTTAGCAATTAGTTATTCTGTTCAGGCGCAGATACTATGTCATGTTGACACTAATGCTAATATGTATGTGAGCGAAGGCACCCTAGTTTATAGTGGTGGAGGTGTACAAACAAAAGGTAATGGCCTTTTGGACGTACATGGAAATATAATGATTGTAGGATCTGGTACAGATGCTTTTAAGACAATAGACGCTGCAGGTTCTGATAAGACAGATGGCGGTAATATCATCTTAAGACTAAATACCCCTGCTTCCTTTGCTACTTCCACGTATGGCCAGCTGTACATCGATGGACTATCCCAGTCCAATATTACAGGTATTGTAACTAAAGAATACAGAACTACAAGTAATGGTAGTGGTAATTATTTCCAGCAAGTCGCTTTGCCTTTCTATGGTAAAGCTTTAGGTTCATTATCTACAGAGGTTGGTAAAACCTTCAATACAGGTAGATACAGCAATCCAATTCTAAAGTGGGATAACGGTAATGCAGTTTCTGCACATTTTACAGATTTAGCAACTACTACAGCTGATGGTTCAGGGTATTATATGCTGAAAGTTACCAACAATGATTGGAATCCAAGTGCACCTGCTACAGGAACAGTTTTCAATATTAACGGTAGACCATTTGCCCCGTTGGCTGGAACTGCTTCATTGCAGAATGCAGGAAAATCTAACGTTGGCCCTTCCAATGTCGTATTTGGAAATGGTGGTAACGCTTTGAATTCTTACAGCGAAAAGTATAATACTTACCTTGATGATTCATTTGAATTTACTCTAAGCCCATGGGCTGGAACATTTGGTCAGAACTTCTATCAATTTGGTAACCCTTATCTAACTAATATAGATTTATCTAATATCGGATACACTGAAAGCGTTACAGGGTCAGATGGAAATGCGGTAAGAAACATCTGGGGTATTGAATATAACCCTGGTACTATTGTTACACTTCCTGGAGGTTCTACTTATGCTACAGGTGCTCAGGTGGTTACTTACGTGCCGACAGGTGACGGAGTAGCTCCGGCAGTTGGTGATGTCAACTTAGATAAAATGGTGATTAAACCTATGCAGTCATTTAAAATAAAGTTAAGAGACAATACAGTTCAGACTTTAGACTTTAATCCTCTAAGAAGATTTAAATCAACAGCAAGAACTGCAGGTACTCCTAACGGTGTAAATGCAGCTAGAATGGCTGGTAAGAACACATCCAATACAGTGAAGCAGCTTGGAGTAATCGGTCTTGATGCTAATGGTAATGAGATTTCCAGAACATATTATGTGGTTTCTCCATCATTTACAACAGGGCACCAGGTTTCTGCAGCTACAACAGTTCAAAGTTCAGCAGGTACAAGAATTATTGGTACTTACGAAGAAGCATTGAATGGTGGGTATGATAACAACTATACCAACTATTGGTTATATATTAATGAAGCTAATGAGAATAACTTCCAAGGTAAAAATGTTAAGTTAGTTAACTATAAGCTTGATCAGGTTAAATCTTATAAGTTCGAGATCAGAGAAAATGCAGAACTTATTCCTGCCGGTGCACACCAGTTATCTTCAGGAATTGGTTTCTACTATAAAGCGGAAAATGGAAATTTACTACAGGCTAAACAAGGTGATATTGTACCTGTAACAAATGAGGAAGCTAACTTGTATTATGGTGAGCCAAGTAATATTACTCTGGCTGTAGATAAGGCAGCTCCTAGTATTTCGAGAACACTTGTTGTTTACGATCCATCTGTTACAAATTACATTGTTAGATTTGATCCAAAATGGAAAAAAGCGGACATTCAAGTTTATGATATGAGCGGTAAACTGGTAATCTCTAAAAAAGCGGTTGAAACATCCAGAGATTTTGTAATTGAGCTTGATGGCTCAGTTAAAAACTCTTACATTGTAAAAATCGTTTCTGATAAGGGAGAAACTGTTAACACTAAAATCTTAAAATAAACCACATGAAAACTATTAATAAACTAGTCCTGGCGTTTTTTCTCTTTGCTATATCTCTAGTAAATGCAGCTCCACCAATTCCGGGAGGAGGAGGAAACGGGGGAAATGGTACCGGATCACCATCACCAGCCTCACCAATTGATATGTATGTATATGTACTTGGTATCGTAGCAATTGTATTTATTGTCTACTTTACAAAAAAGTACAAAAGCGTAAAAGCATAAAATTTTATTAAAATAATATTAAACTCTCTGATTACTCAGGGAGTTTTTTTATTTTTACTCTATGAAAAAAATTTATACGCTATCTGCGGTTTTAGCTGCATTTGCTTTGCAGGCTCAATTTACGGTCACAATCCAGACTCCTGCAGATTTTAAAGATCAGGACGCAATTCTATATACATTAAACGGCTCAAAAGATATTATTGTTACTAAAGAACAAAGTAAGAATGGTACGTGGACTTTTAAATATCCGGGTAACTACATGGGGATGATGAAAGTTTATTTTCCCGGTTCTAACAATACGGTAAGCTTTATTTCTGAGAATAAGAACGTAAACTTTAAACTGGATGTCCAGAATAATAAAGTTAAAGATGTTATTTATCTTGATGAGGCAAATAGCCTGATGAGCAAACAGCAGGAAGGTTCACAAAAGAAAGAGCTTATTTTGCCGGCTTTAACACAAATCAAAGAATACTATAAAGACAATACGGACTTTGGAAAAGCCCTGAAAACCGAAATTGACAGGCTTTCCGGGACTTCAAGCACTATTGATGCAGCACAACATCCGTTTATTGCTTATTATAATACGAACTACAGTAAATTTATTTCTAACTCACCAGATTCAGTCAAAAAAGTAGATCAGGAAGAGATCATCAACTTTCTGGACAAATCAGGAGATATGCTTGAAAGCTCATCATTATTGAGACCGGTTTTGGTGGCTTATCTTAACGCAGGAGGAAATACAAATGTTACAGCTTCTGTTGATAAGCTTTTAGACCGTTTAAAAGTAGAGACGCCAAGAGGGCAAACCGTATTATCCGAATTGATTGATATCTTTGATGCATATCAGATGGATGAGTACAAGAGCAAATATTTGTCTCTTGCTAAAAATCTTAAATGTACCATTACTGACAGGCTTGCTTCTACCTTAAAATCGAATGCAAACACTGAAATAGGAGCTGTTTTCCCTAATTATAAGTTTCAGTCAGCTGTGAATACCACCGCAAAATCTTTACATGATATAAAAGCAGATAAGAAGGTTATCGTATTCTGGTCATCCACCTGTTCACATTGTGAAACTGAGCTTCCTAAGCTTCTTGAAAAATACAATGATCTTAAATCAAAAAATATTCAGGTTGTAGGATTGTCTTTAGATGTGGATAAGAATTCTTATACCAAAAAGATTGCCGCATTTCCATGGGTGAATGACTCGGAATTGAGAGGATGGAACAGCAGTTATACAGATACGTACAATATTCATGCAACTCCGACGTATTTTATTTTAGATGCTAACAATAAGATAATCAGCAAACCAGATCATGTTGGTGATGTTTTGGAATATTTTAAGGTAAAATAATTTTGGAGGTAAAGAAATATTTTCTATATTTGCACCACCAAAACGGCGAGGTAGCTCAGTTGGTTAGAGCGCAGGATTCATAACCCTGAGGTCACGGGTTCAATTCCCGTCTTCGCTACAATAAACCGCAATCATTGATTTAATGATTGCGGTTTTTAATTTTAAAAGTATCATAACTGTATCTTTTAATTCTTCTAAAAGATTTCCTTTTTTAAATATTTTGGCTTCTTAGAATAAAATCCAGGGAATATCCGTTGTTTATTTTTGTTACAGTTTTATGCATTAACTATGTACAGCTATTTCCTCATATTCGCTTTTCTATAGCTTATTTTTGGAATATCTGGATTTTCATGATAGAAGATATTTCATTGAGTCGGATAATGCGTGTAATGGCTTGTTTAAACAATCGACGGTAATTTTCAGTATCTGTAGTAATTAAAATATAAAGTAAGAGCCGTTCTGCAATTTGCAGAACGGCTCTTACCTTTTTCCTATTGGTTTATTAAAGCTGATATCCAAGGAGTTTTCTGATCTGATAGAAAAATCTTTCAATCAGTCGCAGGTCTTGTGTCACGATCTCTGCACTGCCCCGGAGTTCTTTATCAAACGTGAGTGTTTTGTTATAACTTGTTTTTAATCCTTTTGGTAAAATAACGTCTACATAATAATTCCCTTTTTCATCAGGAATAAGAGAGATATTCTGTACTTTTCCTTCAATGATACCATATTCCTGGAATCGATAATTGTCCAGTTTGATCAGTACTTTTTCACCCGGAGTTATTTTTCCTGAGTTTGTTGTAGGAACAGACATTCTGCCTACCAACTGCTCTTTATTTTTAGGAAGAATAGAAAGGATAGGTTCACCTACCTTTACGAACTGATTCTCGCCGAAAAACTGCTGAAAACTGGCAACACCATCTGTGGATGAGATCACCAGATAGTTCAGTTCCCACTGTTTTAACGATTTTCTCAGCTGTTCAAGAAGTTGTAAAGTCTGTGAAGAGTATGTAATTCTGTCTTTTTCTGTATTAATGGCAGTTCCGCTTTTGGTTTTATTCAGGTTGGAGATCCCTTCATCCATTTGTGATATGGAGATTTTAATATTCTCAAGGTTTTGCTGAGCCTGAAGATATTTGATCTTTTCATTTTCAAGTTCCATCGCTGAAATAACACCCTGGTTGAATAGCTCCTGAGATCTGTTGAAGTTTTTCTTAGTCAGGTCATATTTAATGGATTCAAGGTTTTTCTGCTGCTTTAAAGTAGCAATTCTCACTCTATATTCAGAAATACTTTGGTTGGCAGCGAGGTTTTCAGGCGCATAAGGTTGTAACCTTGTAAAGAGTGCTTCATCCTGAAATGCTTTGGCAAAACTGTTATATTCACCCTGTAGTTCACCCAGTTTAAACCTTGAAGCCTGGGCAATAGGGAAGGTGTATAATTTATCAGGTGTAATAGAATCCACCAGTTTTTTCAGCTCTAAAATATCCTTATAATTGGCTGCAGACTGCATCACCATCAGTACATCATTCTTTTTAACTTCCTGGTGGTCTTTTATGAATATTTTTTCAATTTTAGAACTGGTCCTTGCTTCTATTTTCTCAGGAGGATTCTGAGAAGTTACAATAATAGGAGCAGGTACAAATTCCGGATATTTTATAATGTAGCTCATCAGAAGGATAAGCAGGAGAATAACAAATATAACGGTATTTCCCCAGCGGATCATCCAATGCGGAGGCTGGGTAAGAATATCCTGTACGCTTTCTGAGCGGAGTTCAATATTGTCTAAAACGTCTTCTTTCATTGTTCTGAGGTAAATTTCCCCCAATATTTCAGGGGGAATATAATTTAAATAATTGGGCAGTTCCCGTCATACCATGATGGTGGCGAAGTGTCTGCATCCGGCGGGCATTCAAAATGCTTTATGTGGCATGGTACCCAGCTGCCAAGACACCACGATCCACAGCAGTTGTTGTCCGGAATGATAACACCGCCGCTGACAAATGTCAAATCTTTTCTCGAAAGTTTTTTAAGATTTTTCATAATTAATATTAGTTTTTATTTTTCCTACTCTGTAAGCTTTTCGGATTCCGCTATAGGTGACTTTATCTTATTTAATTTCCTAATTCAAGCTGGTTTCTTACCAGTCTGTAATATTCTCCTCTTAAATCTACCAGCTCAGCGTGGCTTCCTTCTTCTACCACCCTTCCCTGATCAAGCACAATAATCTTATCGGCATGCCTTACTGTGGAGAGTCTGTGGGCAATAACTACAGCCGTTTTGCCTTTGAAGAACTGTTCAAGATTTTCCATAATCACTTTTTCATTGTTGGCATCCAGTGCAGAAGTAGCTTCATCAAATAAAATGTATTCCGGAGCTTTATAAACAGCCCTTGCAATGAATAACCTTTGCTTCTGGCCACCGCTGACTCCCACACCTTCATTCCCGATTTTCGTATTATAACTCAATGGAAGACTTTCTATGAATTCTTTGATATTGGCAATTTCTACGGCGCGTCTTAATTTTTGCTTATCAATATGATCTTCACCAACAGCAATGTTGTTGGCAATAGTATCATTGAATACATAACCTTCCTGCATTACTACTCCGCAGTGATCTCTCCAGTATCTCGGGGAAATATTTTTCATATTGGTATTCCCGATTCTGATTTCACCCTGGTCAGGATCATAGAACTTCATCAACAGTTTCAATAAAGTTGTTTTTCCGCTTCCGCTGGCGCCTACAATAGCAGTTGTCTGCTGATAAGGTATCGTAAGATTTAAGTTTTCAAAAACAGGAACATCGGAACCGATGTATCTGAACGACATATCTTTGATTTCAATATCTTTTTTCGGGATATCCATAACGTATTGTTCATTCTTATCTTCTTCATCATCTTTATCATGGATTTCGCCCAATCTTTCAAGGGAAATTTTAGCATCCTGAGTCTGTTTGATAAAATCGATAAGCTGAAGAAGCGGACTGTTCAGCTGCCCAATGATATATTGAACGGAAAGCATCATCCCTAAGGTAAGATTTCCGCTTAACACAAGTTTTGCAGAAAGGAAACTTACCAGAATATCTTTCATCTGGTTAATAAAGTTACCTCCCACGGATTGCCATTGCTCCAGTGAAAGAGATTTTATCCGGATTTTAAACAGTTTTACCTGAAGAAATTCCCAATCCCATCGTTTTTGTTTTTCGGCATTATGCATTTTAATTTCCTGCATACCGTTGATGAGCTCGATCACTTTACTCTGCTCCTGAGATACCTGGGAGAATCTTTTATAATCGAGTTCTTTTCTTTTTTTCAGGAAGAAACTGATCCAGCCAACATATAATACAGCTCCTACAAGGTAAACAAGGAAAAGCCTGTAATCATAAAATAACAATACAATACTGAAAATAATAAGATTGACCAGTGAGAATAAAGTATTCAGTGAAGAACTTGTAAGAAGCTGTTCAATTCTGTGGTGGTCATTTATTCGCTGCATGATATCTCCAGTCATCCTTGTATCAAAGAAACTTATAGGAAGTTTCATGAGTTTGATAAAGAAATCGGAGATGATGGAAATATTGATTCTTGCGGAAAGGTGAAGAAGAATCCAGCTTCGGATAGTCTCAATTCCCATTCTTCCCAGGAATAGCATGATCTGTGCAAGTAAAACCACATAGATAAAATTAATATCCTGGTTCTGGATTCCGACGTCTACTATACTTTGGGTCAGAAACGGAAATATCAGGGAAAGTAAACTTCCTCCCAAAAGCCCGATAGCAAGCTGAATGACAAGTGTTTTATACTTAAGAAGATATTTGGAAAGGAATGTAAAACTTGCCTTACTTTCTTCAGCATCAAATTCTGTCTGGAAGAATGCCGGAGTTGTTTCAAGGATAAGAACAATTCCTTCTTCTGTATTTTCATTTGCATTTTCTCCGATCCAGGATCTGATGAACTCTTCCCGTGTGTAAGTGATGAGTCCGTAACTGGGATCTGAAATATATACTTTATTATTCTTATCAATTTTATATACGACAACAAAATGATTTTTATTCCAGTGTGCTATACAAGGAAAAGGAACCTCTTCTGTAAGGGTATTGAAATCGATCTGGACTCCCATTGACCTGAATCCAAGGTTTTCTGCCGCATCACTCAGTCCAAGAAGGCTGCTTCCTTCACGCGTTGTCTCGGAAAGGTTACGAATCTGCTGCAGGGATATGCTTTTACC belongs to Chryseobacterium gleum and includes:
- a CDS encoding HlyD family secretion protein, with the translated sequence MKEDVLDNIELRSESVQDILTQPPHWMIRWGNTVIFVILLLILLMSYIIKYPEFVPAPIIVTSQNPPEKIEARTSSKIEKIFIKDHQEVKKNDVLMVMQSAANYKDILELKKLVDSITPDKLYTFPIAQASRFKLGELQGEYNSFAKAFQDEALFTRLQPYAPENLAANQSISEYRVRIATLKQQKNLESIKYDLTKKNFNRSQELFNQGVISAMELENEKIKYLQAQQNLENIKISISQMDEGISNLNKTKSGTAINTEKDRITYSSQTLQLLEQLRKSLKQWELNYLVISSTDGVASFQQFFGENQFVKVGEPILSILPKNKEQLVGRMSVPTTNSGKITPGEKVLIKLDNYRFQEYGIIEGKVQNISLIPDEKGNYYVDVILPKGLKTSYNKTLTFDKELRGSAEIVTQDLRLIERFFYQIRKLLGYQL
- the greA gene encoding transcription elongation factor GreA; protein product: MASYVTKEGLEKMKAELEQLETVERPKITQQIAEARDKGDLSENAEYDAAKEAQGMLEMRISKLKDVISTSKIIDESQLDTSKVSILTTVKLKNNATKQEQVFTLVPDNESDLKTGKISVNTPIAKGLLGKAIGETAEITLPNGNKLSFEVLDISL
- a CDS encoding HIT family protein; the protein is MSTIFTKIINGEIPSYKIAENENFIAFLDAMPLVKGHTLVVPKKEVDLIFDLESEEYKNLWGFAQEVAKKIKTAIPCVRVGVAVVGLEVPHAHIHLIPLNKMEDMNFRNERLKLTNEEYTEIQNSIINS
- a CDS encoding T9SS type A sorting domain-containing protein, with translation MRKSLFAIGLLAISYSVQAQILCHVDTNANMYVSEGTLVYSGGGVQTKGNGLLDVHGNIMIVGSGTDAFKTIDAAGSDKTDGGNIILRLNTPASFATSTYGQLYIDGLSQSNITGIVTKEYRTTSNGSGNYFQQVALPFYGKALGSLSTEVGKTFNTGRYSNPILKWDNGNAVSAHFTDLATTTADGSGYYMLKVTNNDWNPSAPATGTVFNINGRPFAPLAGTASLQNAGKSNVGPSNVVFGNGGNALNSYSEKYNTYLDDSFEFTLSPWAGTFGQNFYQFGNPYLTNIDLSNIGYTESVTGSDGNAVRNIWGIEYNPGTIVTLPGGSTYATGAQVVTYVPTGDGVAPAVGDVNLDKMVIKPMQSFKIKLRDNTVQTLDFNPLRRFKSTARTAGTPNGVNAARMAGKNTSNTVKQLGVIGLDANGNEISRTYYVVSPSFTTGHQVSAATTVQSSAGTRIIGTYEEALNGGYDNNYTNYWLYINEANENNFQGKNVKLVNYKLDQVKSYKFEIRENAELIPAGAHQLSSGIGFYYKAENGNLLQAKQGDIVPVTNEEANLYYGEPSNITLAVDKAAPSISRTLVVYDPSVTNYIVRFDPKWKKADIQVYDMSGKLVISKKAVETSRDFVIELDGSVKNSYIVKIVSDKGETVNTKILK
- a CDS encoding TlpA family protein disulfide reductase, with product MKKIYTLSAVLAAFALQAQFTVTIQTPADFKDQDAILYTLNGSKDIIVTKEQSKNGTWTFKYPGNYMGMMKVYFPGSNNTVSFISENKNVNFKLDVQNNKVKDVIYLDEANSLMSKQQEGSQKKELILPALTQIKEYYKDNTDFGKALKTEIDRLSGTSSTIDAAQHPFIAYYNTNYSKFISNSPDSVKKVDQEEIINFLDKSGDMLESSSLLRPVLVAYLNAGGNTNVTASVDKLLDRLKVETPRGQTVLSELIDIFDAYQMDEYKSKYLSLAKNLKCTITDRLASTLKSNANTEIGAVFPNYKFQSAVNTTAKSLHDIKADKKVIVFWSSTCSHCETELPKLLEKYNDLKSKNIQVVGLSLDVDKNSYTKKIAAFPWVNDSELRGWNSSYTDTYNIHATPTYFILDANNKIISKPDHVGDVLEYFKVK
- a CDS encoding peptidase domain-containing ABC transporter; protein product: MKKKFPFYKQPDTKDCGPTCLRIVSKYYGKSISLQQIRNLSETTREGSSLLGLSDAAENLGFRSMGVQIDFNTLTEEVPFPCIAHWNKNHFVVVYKIDKNNKVYISDPSYGLITYTREEFIRSWIGENANENTEEGIVLILETTPAFFQTEFDAEESKASFTFLSKYLLKYKTLVIQLAIGLLGGSLLSLIFPFLTQSIVDVGIQNQDINFIYVVLLAQIMLFLGRMGIETIRSWILLHLSARINISIISDFFIKLMKLPISFFDTRMTGDIMQRINDHHRIEQLLTSSSLNTLFSLVNLIIFSIVLLFYDYRLFLVYLVGAVLYVGWISFFLKKRKELDYKRFSQVSQEQSKVIELINGMQEIKMHNAEKQKRWDWEFLQVKLFKIRIKSLSLEQWQSVGGNFINQMKDILVSFLSAKLVLSGNLTLGMMLSVQYIIGQLNSPLLQLIDFIKQTQDAKISLERLGEIHDKDDEEDKNEQYVMDIPKKDIEIKDMSFRYIGSDVPVFENLNLTIPYQQTTAIVGASGSGKTTLLKLLMKFYDPDQGEIRIGNTNMKNISPRYWRDHCGVVMQEGYVFNDTIANNIAVGEDHIDKQKLRRAVEIANIKEFIESLPLSYNTKIGNEGVGVSGGQKQRLFIARAVYKAPEYILFDEATSALDANNEKVIMENLEQFFKGKTAVVIAHRLSTVRHADKIIVLDQGRVVEEGSHAELVDLRGEYYRLVRNQLELGN
- the clpX gene encoding ATP-dependent Clp protease ATP-binding subunit ClpX; its protein translation is MNSNQCSFCGRKRSEVQMLISGQNGFICENCIEQAHAIVKDSASKTGYSPAESMDELKKPKEIKEFLDQYVIGQDQAKKQLSIAVYNHYKRLLHAQDENREVELEKSNIIMIGETGTGKTLLAKTIARELNVPFCIVDATILTEAGYVGEDVESILSRLLMVADYDVEKAEKGIVFIDEIDKIARKSDNPSITRDVSGEGVQQGLLKLLEGSIVNVPPQGGRKHPDQKYIQVNTQNILFIAGGAFDGIKEIIERRMNKQAIGFSSEKINKTDEDEYILTNINAIDLRTFGLIPELLGRFPIITYLDKLTKETLVRIMKEPKNSIVNQFVELFKMDGTNLVITDGAIEKIVEETIEKGLGARGLRGTTEKVLEDYMFSIGEEKEIILTEDNVLINR